Proteins co-encoded in one Anaerotignum faecicola genomic window:
- a CDS encoding tRNA (adenosine(37)-N6)-threonylcarbamoyltransferase complex transferase subunit TsaD — MKKNHTEEDIYILAIESSCDETAAAVVKNGREVLSNIISSQIALHTIYGGVVPEIASRKHIEKINQVVEAALSEAGMTLEEMDAVGVTYGPGLVGALLVGVAEAKAIAYAAKKPLVG; from the coding sequence ATGAAAAAGAATCACACTGAGGAAGATATCTATATACTGGCGATTGAGAGCTCCTGTGATGAGACTGCGGCGGCAGTGGTGAAGAACGGCCGGGAAGTGCTGTCCAACATTATCTCCTCCCAGATCGCCCTTCACACGATCTATGGAGGGGTAGTGCCGGAGATCGCGTCAAGAAAGCATATTGAAAAGATCAACCAGGTAGTGGAAGCGGCGCTCTCGGAAGCGGGGATGACGCTGGAGGAGATGGACGCCGTGGGCGTGACTTACGGACCGGGCCTGGTAGGTGCGCTTCTGGTGGGGGTAGCCGAGGCAAAGGCTATCGCTTATGCAGCTAAGAAGCCGCTGGTTGGAG
- a CDS encoding ribonuclease Z: protein LTHYSPSLTRPEEFMDKVREIFPRAKAAKDAWTAELEFDED, encoded by the coding sequence GGCTGACCCATTACAGCCCCTCCCTGACGAGGCCTGAGGAGTTTATGGACAAGGTAAGAGAGATCTTTCCGCGGGCAAAGGCGGCAAAGGACGCATGGACCGCGGAACTGGAATTCGATGAAGACTGA